From a region of the Rouxiella sp. S1S-2 genome:
- the murI gene encoding glutamate racemase produces the protein MATQHQDVSISSLEAIPSDNALVPARPTALVFDSGVGGLSVYHEVRQLMPDLHYIYAFDNVAFPYGEKSEEFIVERVLEIVSAVAKRHPLSIIIIACNTASTVSLPALRAKFACPVVGVVPAIKPAAKLTRNGVVGLLATRATVQRPYTHDLVARFATDCKILMLGSAELVELAEAKLHGEEVSRPLLKKILQPWLKLREPPDTVVLGCTHFPLLSEELSQVLPDGTRMIDSGSAIARRAHWLIETAFTAIPEKKDGIEIESIAYCIKLDAQAAELLPVLQSYGFKSIQELPL, from the coding sequence ATGGCTACGCAACACCAGGACGTGAGTATTTCCTCTCTGGAAGCTATACCTTCTGATAATGCCTTAGTACCGGCTCGCCCGACGGCGCTGGTGTTTGACTCTGGCGTCGGCGGGTTATCGGTTTATCATGAGGTCCGACAGCTAATGCCGGACCTGCACTATATATATGCTTTCGATAACGTGGCGTTTCCCTATGGGGAGAAGTCGGAAGAGTTTATCGTCGAACGCGTGCTTGAAATAGTGAGCGCCGTGGCGAAGCGTCATCCCCTTTCTATCATCATCATTGCCTGCAATACGGCGAGCACCGTTTCTCTGCCTGCATTAAGGGCGAAGTTTGCCTGCCCAGTTGTTGGCGTGGTGCCGGCGATTAAGCCCGCCGCCAAATTAACCCGCAACGGTGTTGTCGGATTACTGGCAACTCGCGCAACGGTTCAGCGCCCTTATACGCATGACCTGGTTGCTCGCTTTGCCACAGACTGCAAGATTCTGATGCTGGGTTCTGCGGAGCTGGTGGAATTGGCCGAAGCTAAACTGCACGGCGAAGAAGTTTCACGTCCTCTATTAAAGAAAATCCTGCAACCCTGGCTCAAACTTCGCGAACCACCGGACACGGTTGTCTTGGGATGTACTCATTTTCCACTGCTCAGCGAAGAGCTGTCACAGGTATTACCTGATGGAACGCGGATGATTGACTCAGGATCGGCCATTGCACGTCGTGCACACTGGCTAATTGAGACGGCTTTTACCGCGATACCCGAAAAAAAAGACGGAATAGAAATAGAAAGCATTGCTTACTGCATTAAGCTCGACGCACAAGCCGCAGAGCTGCTGCCTGTTTTGCAATCATATGGCTTCAAAAGTATTCAAGAGTTGCCGCTTTAA
- the btuB gene encoding TonB-dependent vitamin B12 receptor BtuB, with protein sequence MTIKKHVLLTVLSVTAFSGWAQDSNSSTDNSDNMVVTANRFPQPISTVLAPTTIVTRDQIDRWQSKSLTDVMRRLPGVDIAQNGGLGQQSSMFIRGTNSSHVLILIDGIRLNQAGISGSSDLSQIPISLVQKIEYIRGPSSAVYGSDAIGGVVNIITTRNKLGSTITAGIGSNGYQSYDASTQQKLGDDTVGTFAGNYTYTHGYDVVANGNTGAQSQQDRDGFMSRTLYGSILHNFNESISGFIRGYGFDNRTAYDGYYTPGNPLLDTQQLYNQTWDTGLRYKEGIYATQLIGSYTHSKTYNFDPRYGQYDPSATLDDVQQYNVQWGNTLQAWHGTVSGGLDWQKQTTTPGTNYLSEGYEQRDTGVYATTQQLFGPVTLEGAVRSDDNSQFGQHTTWQSSAAYEFIDGYRFIASYGTAFKAPNLGQVYSQYYGNTNLKPEESKQWEGAFEGLTGPVTWRVGGYKNEITNLIDSDPATYRYYNIGEAKIKGVEATASFDTGPFSHQLSYDYVDARNAQTNAILLRRAKQQVKYELDWQVEQIDWAVTYHYLGERYDTDYNTYQTVKLGGVSLWDLAASYPVTSHLTVRARIANLFDKDYETAYGYATPGREYFLSGSYTF encoded by the coding sequence ATGACAATTAAAAAGCATGTGCTGTTGACGGTTCTCTCCGTCACAGCTTTTTCGGGCTGGGCGCAAGACAGTAATTCATCGACAGACAATAGCGATAATATGGTCGTAACGGCTAACCGTTTCCCGCAACCTATTTCTACCGTGCTGGCACCGACGACTATTGTTACTCGTGACCAAATAGACCGCTGGCAATCCAAGTCTCTGACTGACGTAATGCGCCGCCTGCCGGGTGTCGACATTGCGCAGAATGGTGGGTTGGGGCAACAAAGCTCGATGTTTATTCGCGGCACCAATTCCAGCCATGTATTAATTCTCATCGACGGCATTCGCTTAAATCAGGCGGGAATTTCGGGGTCATCGGATTTAAGCCAAATTCCAATTTCGCTGGTGCAGAAGATTGAATATATCCGTGGGCCTTCTTCCGCAGTATACGGTTCGGACGCGATCGGCGGCGTCGTTAACATTATTACTACGCGTAATAAGCTGGGCAGCACAATAACGGCGGGTATCGGCTCAAACGGTTATCAATCATATGACGCCTCCACTCAGCAGAAGTTGGGTGATGATACCGTAGGAACGTTTGCCGGAAACTATACGTATACCCACGGCTACGATGTGGTCGCCAATGGCAATACCGGCGCGCAGTCACAGCAGGACCGCGACGGATTTATGAGTAGAACCTTGTACGGTTCTATTCTGCATAACTTCAATGAAAGCATCAGTGGTTTCATTCGCGGTTACGGCTTCGATAATAGAACGGCCTATGACGGATATTACACGCCGGGTAACCCATTGCTCGATACTCAACAGCTTTATAATCAGACCTGGGATACGGGCCTGCGTTATAAAGAAGGTATTTATGCGACTCAGCTGATTGGTAGCTATACCCATAGCAAAACCTACAACTTCGATCCGCGCTATGGTCAATACGATCCTTCGGCGACCCTGGATGATGTTCAGCAATATAACGTTCAGTGGGGCAATACCCTACAGGCGTGGCACGGCACGGTGAGCGGAGGCCTTGATTGGCAGAAGCAAACCACCACGCCGGGTACTAACTATCTGAGTGAGGGTTATGAGCAGCGCGATACCGGCGTTTATGCCACGACCCAGCAGCTGTTTGGTCCGGTAACGCTTGAAGGTGCCGTTCGCAGCGACGATAACTCGCAGTTTGGCCAGCACACCACCTGGCAAAGCAGCGCCGCGTACGAGTTTATCGACGGTTATCGCTTTATCGCATCTTACGGTACAGCCTTTAAGGCACCGAATTTGGGGCAGGTTTATAGTCAATACTACGGCAATACAAATCTTAAGCCTGAAGAAAGTAAACAGTGGGAAGGCGCGTTTGAGGGGCTGACCGGTCCGGTAACCTGGCGCGTGGGTGGATACAAGAATGAAATTACCAACCTGATTGATAGCGATCCGGCGACTTATCGTTACTACAATATCGGTGAAGCCAAGATTAAAGGCGTAGAGGCGACGGCATCCTTTGATACCGGTCCATTTAGCCATCAGCTTTCTTATGATTACGTTGATGCTCGTAATGCCCAGACCAATGCAATTCTGCTACGTCGCGCCAAACAACAGGTTAAATATGAGCTGGACTGGCAGGTTGAACAGATTGACTGGGCTGTCACTTATCATTATCTCGGTGAGCGTTATGATACGGACTACAACACCTATCAAACCGTGAAGCTGGGTGGTGTTAGCCTTTGGGATCTGGCAGCCTCTTATCCTGTTACTTCCCATCTAACCGTTCGTGCTAGAATTGCCAACCTCTTTGATAAAGACTATGAGACGGCATATGGCTACGCAACACCAGGACGTGAGTATTTCCTCTCTGGAAGCTATACCTTCTGA
- the trmA gene encoding tRNA (uridine(54)-C5)-methyltransferase TrmA, with translation MTPENLPIEQYDDQLAEKTARLTALMSPFNAPEAEVFRSPVSHYRMRAEFRVWHDEGDLYHIMFDQQTKARIRVDKFPAASELINRLMPVLLEAVKAEPALRHKLFQIDYLSTRSGKIIASLLYHRKLDDAWQQAATALRDQLRHDGFDVQLIGRAAKTKIMLDQDYIDEVLPVAGRDMIYRQVENSFTQPNAAMNIHMLEWALEITTGSQGDLLELYCGNGNFSLALARNFNRVLATEIAKPSVAAAQYNIAANNIDNVQIIRMAAEDFTQAMNGVREFRRLEGVDLKSYDCETIFVDPPRSGLDDDTVKMVQAYSRILYISCNPETLCANLETLQQTHRVTRLALFDQFPYTHHMECGVLLERISA, from the coding sequence ATGACGCCAGAAAACTTGCCCATTGAACAATATGACGACCAACTGGCGGAAAAGACCGCCCGTCTCACGGCGCTGATGTCGCCATTTAATGCGCCAGAGGCCGAAGTCTTCCGTTCTCCCGTTAGCCATTATCGTATGCGAGCCGAGTTTCGGGTGTGGCACGATGAAGGCGACCTTTACCACATCATGTTCGATCAGCAGACTAAGGCCCGCATTCGCGTCGACAAATTCCCTGCTGCAAGCGAACTGATTAATCGCCTGATGCCGGTCCTGCTCGAGGCCGTGAAGGCTGAGCCTGCGCTGCGCCACAAGCTGTTCCAGATTGATTATCTTTCTACCCGCAGCGGTAAAATCATTGCCTCCCTGCTCTATCACCGCAAGCTTGATGACGCATGGCAGCAGGCGGCGACCGCGCTGCGCGACCAGCTTCGCCATGACGGTTTCGACGTGCAGTTGATTGGTCGCGCGGCGAAAACCAAGATTATGCTCGATCAAGACTATATAGATGAGGTTCTGCCGGTGGCGGGACGTGACATGATTTATCGTCAGGTGGAGAACAGCTTTACCCAGCCCAACGCCGCCATGAACATTCATATGCTGGAGTGGGCGTTAGAGATCACCACCGGCTCGCAGGGCGATCTGCTTGAGCTATACTGCGGTAACGGCAATTTCTCACTGGCGCTGGCCCGTAACTTTAACCGCGTGCTGGCCACTGAAATTGCCAAACCGTCCGTTGCCGCCGCGCAGTACAACATCGCCGCCAACAATATCGATAATGTGCAGATCATTCGCATGGCCGCCGAAGATTTTACTCAGGCGATGAATGGCGTACGCGAGTTCCGCCGTTTAGAAGGGGTGGACCTGAAAAGCTATGATTGTGAGACTATTTTTGTCGATCCACCGCGCAGCGGCCTGGATGATGACACGGTTAAAATGGTTCAGGCATATTCACGCATCCTTTATATCTCCTGCAATCCAGAAACGCTGTGCGCCAATCTAGAAACACTGCAGCAGACGCATCGCGTCACCCGTTTAGCGCTGTTCGACCAATTCCCCTATACCCATCACATGGAGTGCGGCGTTTTACTCGAACGCATAAGCGCTTAA
- a CDS encoding YijD family membrane protein: MTEQPRQDNGTLVLALIAGLSINGSFDALFSSVVAFSIFPIIALVLAVYCLHLRYQKCEMPFGMPKLAAACFVLGLLLYSTIVRAEYPQLGSNFLPSVICVVLVFWIGYRLKKRKADNA; this comes from the coding sequence ATGACAGAACAACCTCGCCAGGATAATGGCACCCTGGTCTTGGCTCTGATTGCCGGATTATCAATTAACGGCTCATTTGATGCTTTATTCAGTTCGGTTGTGGCTTTTTCTATCTTCCCGATTATTGCGCTGGTGCTGGCGGTGTACTGTTTACACCTACGTTACCAGAAGTGCGAAATGCCTTTCGGGATGCCGAAACTTGCCGCTGCCTGTTTTGTGCTCGGCCTGTTGTTGTATAGCACCATTGTGCGCGCCGAATATCCGCAGCTTGGCTCCAACTTTTTACCGTCGGTAATTTGCGTGGTGTTGGTGTTCTGGATTGGCTATCGTTTGAAAAAACGTAAAGCCGACAACGCATAA
- the fabR gene encoding HTH-type transcriptional repressor FabR, which yields MGVRAQQKERTRRSLIEAAFSQLSAERSFASLSLREVSREAGIAPTSFYRHFRDVDELGLTMVDESGLMLRQLMRQARQRIAKGGSVIRTSVSTFMEFIGNNPNAFRLLLRERSGTSAAFRAAVAREIQHFIAELADYLQLENHMPRSFTEAQAEAMVIIVFNAGAEALDVDIAQRRQLEERLVLQLRMISKGAYYWYRRQQERTADILLAKDKRGLEDDRTTSPG from the coding sequence ATGGGCGTAAGAGCACAACAAAAAGAGCGTACACGTCGCTCGCTGATTGAGGCGGCCTTTAGCCAACTAAGCGCGGAGCGCAGTTTCGCCAGTTTAAGCCTGCGTGAGGTCTCGCGCGAAGCGGGTATCGCACCCACGTCTTTTTACCGGCATTTTCGTGATGTGGATGAACTGGGACTGACAATGGTCGATGAAAGTGGTTTGATGCTTCGCCAGCTAATGCGCCAGGCTCGCCAGCGCATTGCCAAAGGCGGCAGTGTGATCCGCACCTCGGTTTCAACCTTTATGGAATTTATCGGCAATAATCCCAACGCCTTCCGTCTGCTGCTACGTGAACGATCCGGGACGTCTGCCGCTTTCCGTGCCGCCGTGGCGCGAGAAATTCAGCATTTTATTGCGGAACTTGCCGACTATTTGCAGCTCGAAAATCATATGCCGCGCAGTTTTACCGAAGCGCAGGCTGAAGCCATGGTTATTATCGTTTTTAACGCCGGCGCAGAAGCGTTGGACGTTGATATTGCCCAGCGTCGCCAGCTTGAAGAGCGGTTGGTATTGCAGCTGCGAATGATCTCCAAAGGCGCCTATTATTGGTATCGCCGCCAGCAAGAAAGAACGGCGGACATTTTACTCGCAAAGGATAAAAGAGGGTTAGAAGATGACAGAACAACCTCGCCAGGATAA